A single window of Pyrus communis chromosome 10, drPyrComm1.1, whole genome shotgun sequence DNA harbors:
- the LOC137747334 gene encoding large ribosomal subunit protein eL6-like has product MAASSLATMRSRQPRPILRSRPSSTPPTTSRNPSSTNASPGPPISGTAIVLAGRFKGKRVVFLKQLSSGLLLVTGPFKINGVPLRRVNQSYVIATSTKVDISGLNVEIFDDKYFAKEVEKKKKGEGEFFEAEKEEKNVIPLGKKDDQKSVDASLIKSIEAVPDLKTYLAARFSLKAIIL; this is encoded by the exons ATGGCGGCGTCTTCCCTCGCCACGATGCGAAGCCGGCAGCCGAGACCCATCCTTAGAAGCCGCCCAAGTTCTACCCCGCCGACGACGTCAAGAAACCCCTCGTCAACAAACGCGAGCCCAGGCCCACCAATCTCAG GGACCGCGATTGTATTGGCTGGAAGGTTTAAGGGAAAGAGAGTTGTTTTTCTTAAGCAGCTTTCATCTGGGCTACTTCTTGTTACCG GCCCCTTTAAAATTAATGGTGTTCCTTTGAGACGTGTAAATCAGTCTTACGTGATTGCCACTTCTACCAAGGTTGACATTTCTGGGTTGAATGTCGAAATATTTGATGACAAATATTTTGCTAAGGAAgttgaaaagaagaagaagggagagggAGAATTTTTTGAGGCTGAGAAAGAG GAGAAGAATGTGATCCCACTAGGAAAGAAAGACGATCAGAAGAGTGTGGATGCTTCCTTGATAAAGTCCATTGAAGCTGTCCCAGACTTGAAGACGTACTTGGCGGCGAGATTCTCTCTCAAGGCTATTATCTTATAA